Proteins encoded together in one Juglans regia cultivar Chandler chromosome 9, Walnut 2.0, whole genome shotgun sequence window:
- the LOC109021988 gene encoding 26S proteasome regulatory subunit 4 homolog, producing the protein MKCLRVLKPVNTKRYDAYSARECEIRRTMLELLNRLDGFALRGAIKAILATNMIEILDPALLQLGLIDIKIEFPLHDIKTRRRVFQIHASRMTSTDDVNLEEFVMNRDEFSRVGIKAIYTEAGLLALRKIFIFYPGGRTIVGKDIAPCAQGASMGDGSEP; encoded by the exons ATGAAATGCTTGAGAGTGTTAAAACCTGTCAATACAAAGAGGTATGATGCCTACTCAGCTAGAGAATGTGAAATTCGAAGGACTATGCTGGAATTGTTGAACCGGTTGGATGGTTTTGCTTTAAGAGGAGCTATCAAAGCGATTCTTGCTACAAACATGATTGAAATTCTTGACCCAGCTTTGCTTCAGCTTGGCCTAATAGATATAAAGATTGAGTTTCCTCTTCATGATATCAAGACAAGGAGGCGCGTTTTCCAAATACACGCATCAAGAATGACATCGACTGATGATGTCAACTTAGAGGAATTTGTTATGAATAGGGATGAATTTTCTAGAGTTGGTATAAAGGCAATTTACACTGAAGCTGGCTTGCTTGCTTTAAggaaaatcttcattttttatcCTGGTGGTAGGACGATTGTGGGCAAGGATATCGCACCTTGTGCACAAGGTGCTTCTATGGGGGATG GAAGTGAGCCATAG